The following proteins are encoded in a genomic region of Sesamum indicum cultivar Zhongzhi No. 13 linkage group LG8, S_indicum_v1.0, whole genome shotgun sequence:
- the LOC105167916 gene encoding helicase-like transcription factor CHR28 isoform X2, with translation MSDLSHEYINPYLFRSDDELYFPDSSPVTSFGYNDGIMGEEKNPTTAFEDLVRNKAGQSKPKCEISGPSCCEFTGFNMPDLSREYIDPYLFRSDDGIYFPHSSAVKSFGYDDGIMGEEKNPTTPFEDLFRNKAGQSKPTCEISGASPIESGVGTTKYSCMPAVGNEFKEPSPTTLPNDYSKIQGRIPGKKNIPSITSNDIISRASEVVNGVTGRKYYDAPCELSATEGIRWPSSSSLSLIPCKNNGPCAKDEKEETVFESRRTFHSVSMAGETPVQNSTVVAHELDPVLQFPGQPAKLPLPPVKAENDSLKLKMENEVPEKNSYPSKITYQGVQNNMTRQSNVDCDSDVCILEDMSAPACPSRTAMNAKSIVASQFFTSRDTGNQMVAAHSRHKSNDERVIFRVALQDLSQPKSEATPPDGVLSVPLLKHQRIALSWMVNKETRSACCSGGILADDQGLGKTISTIALILKERSPPSKTPKTNEKQSETETLNLDEDDDGALETYHEGAEPCQVNGSPTNGGKASLQAKGRPSGGTLIVCPTSVLRQWSEELHNKVTSEADLSVLVYYGSNRTKDPLELAKYDVVVTTYAIVSMEVPKQPVVDENDDQIGSPLKEFSSCRKRKLLETMSDKKSSESKKTRKGINNELLENMSGPLAKVGWFRVVLDEAQSIKNHRTQVARACWGLRAKRRWCLSGTPIQNAIDDLYSYFRFLRHEPYAVFRTFCEQLKVPIHRSPKNGYKKLQAVLKTIMLRRTKGTLIDGEPIINLPPKTIELKKVDFSKEERDFYCRLEAESRAQFAEYAAAGTVKQNYVNILLMLLRLRQACDHPLLVKGFSSNSKMTSSIEMAKKLSREKQISLLNCLEASLAICGICSDPPEDAVVTVCGHVFCNQCICEHIIGDDTQCPTKKCKTSLTISSVFSTSTLRIALSDKLNVANAANSEVAEVSEPGSLRCPEDSSKIKAALDLLLSLSKPQDFAPRKNGSELIHGGCSEKLCICDSAEDSRTLDRIRDSNNLVKVMGEKAIVFSQWTGMLDLLEACLKKSSIQYRRLDGTMPVAARDRAVKDFNSLPQVSVMIMSLKAASLGLNMVAACNVILLDLWWNPTTEDQAIDRAHRIGQKRPVSVFRLTVKDTVEDRILLLQQRKRKMVSSAFGEDETGSRQTRLTVEDLKYLFRVD, from the exons ATGTCAGATCTTTCCCATGAATATATCAATCCATACCTTTTTAGGTCAGATGACGAACTATATTTTCCTGATAGTTCTCCTGTTACGTCATTTGGTTACAATGACGGCATTATGGGTGAAGAAAAAAATCCTACAACAGCCTTTGAAGATTTGGTCAGAAATAAAGCCGGACAGAGCAAACCAAAATGTGAAATTTCTGGCCCCAGTTGTTGTGAATTTACTGGGTTTAATATGCCAGATCTTTCCCGTGAATATATCGATCCATACCTTTTTAGATCAGATGATGGAATATATTTTCCTCATAGTTCTGCCGTTAAGTCATTTGGTTATGATGATGGCATTATGGGTGAAGAAAAAAATCCTACAACACCCTTTGAAGACTTGTTCAGAAATAAAGCTGGGCAGAGCAAACCCACATGTGAAATTTCTGGCGCTAGTCCTATAGAAAGTGGCGTTGGAACTACCAAATACAGTTGCATGCCCGCTGTGGGAAACGAGTTCAAAGAGCCTTCTCCTACTACTTTGCCCAATGATTACAGTAAAATACAAGGTCGCATCCCGGGCAAGAAGAATATTCCATCAATTACATCTAATGACATAATTTCTAGGGCTTCTGAAGTAGTCAATGGTGTAACTGGTAGGAAATATTATGATGCTCCCTGTGAGCTGTCTGCTACTGAAGGTATAAGGTGGCCTTCATCCAGCTCACTGTCTTTGATTCCTTGTAAGAACAATGGGCCCTGTGCGAAGGATGAAAAAGAAGAGACAGTTTTTGAATCAAGGAGAACTTTCCATTCTGTTAGTATGGCTGGTGAAACACCTGTGCAAAATTCTACTGTTGTTGCTCATGAATTGGACCCTGTTCTACAGTTCCCAGGACAACCTGCGAAATTGCCACTCCCTCCTGTTAAGGCGGAAAATGATTCCCTGAAGTTGAAGATGGAAAATGAGGTTCCAGAGAAAAATTCTTACCCTTCGAAAATCACTTACCAAGGGGTTCAGAATAACATGACTAGGCAAAGTAATGTTGACTGTGATTCTGATGTGTGTATTCTTGAGGATATGAGTGCTCCAGCATGTCCGAGTCGTACTGCAATGAATGCAAAGTCGATTGTTGCttcacaattttttacatCTAGAGACACAGGTAACCAGATGGTAGCAGCGCATTCAAGACATAAATCAAATGATGAACGGGTCATCTTTCGAGTTGCTCTACAG GATCTTTCACAGCCTAAATCAGAAGCTACTCCACCAGATGGTGTTTTGTCTGTGCCTCTGCTGAAACACCAG CGAATAGCTTTATCCTGGATGGTTAACAAGGAGACCAGAAGTGCATGCTGTTCTGGTGGGATTCTTGCAGATGATCAG GGACTTGGGAAGACAATATCGACAATTGCACTTATACTAAAGGAAAGGTCTCCACCGTCTAAAACACCTAAAACCAATGAAAAACAAAGTGAAACAGAGACATTAAATttggatgaagatgatgacgGAGCATTAGAGACTTACCACGAAGGAGCTGAACCTTGTCAAGTTAATGGAAGCCCTACTAATGGTGGCAAGGCATCTCTGCAAGCTAAGGGCAGACCTTCTGGTGGTACCCTTATTGTATGTCCAACAAGTGTCCTGCGGCAGTGGTCTGAGGAGTTGCACAATAAAGTGACAAGCGAAGCTGATCTTTCTGTTCTAGTATATTATGGAAGCAACCGTACCAAGGATCCGCTTGAGCTGGCTAAATATGATGTGGTGGTTACAACATATGCAATTGTGAGCATGGAGGTGCCCAAACAGCCTgttgttgatgaaaatgatgatCAGATAGGGTCTCCACTGAAAGAATTTTCATCTTGTAGGAAAAGGAAGCTACTTGAGACTATGTCTGATAAAAAATCCTCTGAGAGTAAGAAGACTAGGAAGGGAATCAACAATGAATTACTTGAAAATATGTCTGGTCCTCTCGCCAAAGTTGGATGGTTTAGAGTTGTATTGGATGAGGCTCAGAGTATTAAGAACCACAGGACTCAAGTAGCTAGGGCTTGCTGGGGTCTTCGTGCTAAACGCAGATGGTGCTTATCAGGGACCCCTATCCAGAATGCAATTGATGATCTTTATAGCTACTTCAGATTTCTCAGACATGAACCATATGCTGTCTTTAGGACATTCTGTGAGCAACTAAAGGTGCCAATTCATAGGAGTCCAAAGAATGGCTACAAAAAGTTACAAGCAGTGCTGAAGACTATTATGCTCCGTCGAActaaag GTACTCTTATTGATGGAGAGCCAATTATCAATCTCCCACCCAAAACTATAGAATTGAAAAAAGTTGATTTTTCCAAGGAGGAGCGTGATTTCTACTGCAGACTTGAGGCTGAATCACGCGCTCAGTTTGCA GAATATGCTGCAGCTGGAACTGTCAAACAGAATTATGTTAACATATTACTAATGCTTCTGCGGCTTCGACAAGCTTGTGATCACCCTCTTCTTGTAAAGGGGTTCAGTTCTAACTCAAAAATGACTTCCTCCATTGAGATGGCAAAGAAACTTTCTCGGGAGAAACAAATTTCCCTTCTGAATTGTTTGGAAGCCTCTTTGGCAATTTGTGGGATTTGCAGT GATCCACCTGAAGATGCTGTTGTAACTGTCTGTGGACATGTCTTTTGCAATCAGTGCATATGTGAGCATATAATAGGTGATGACACCCAATGTCCCACGAAGAAATGCAAAACCAGTCTTACGATATCATCTGTATTTTCTACATCTACACTACGTATTGCTCTTTCTGATAAGCTGAATGTGGCAAATGCCGCAAATTCTGAAGTCGCTGAAGTTTCTGAGCCTGGTTCGTTAAGATGTCCTGAAGATTCTTCCAAAATTAAGGCTGCTTTGGATCTCTTGTTGTCTCTGTCCAAACCACAGGATTTTGCCCCGAGAAAAAATGGCTCAGAGCTCATTCATGGAGGTTGTTCTGAGAAGTTGTGCATTTGTGATTCTGCGGAAGATAGCAGAACTTTGGACAGGATTAGAGATTCAAACAATTTGGTTAAGGTCATGGGAGAGAAAGCAATTGTGTTCTCCCAGTGGACTGGGATGTTAGATTTGCTTGAGGCTTGTTTAAAAAAGTCTTCTATTCAGTATCGTAGACTTGATGGTACAATGCCTGTTGCTGCCAGAGACAGAGCTGTCAAAGATTTTAATTCTCTTCCTCAG GTTTCTGTTATGATTATGTCTCTGAAAGCTGCAAGTCTCGGACTGAACATGGTGGCCGCTTGTAATGTCATCCTCTTGGACCTATGGTGGAACCCTACTACTGAAGATCAAGCTATTGATAGAGCACATCGCATAGGGCAGAAACGCCCTGTTTCCGTTTTCCGACTGACTGTGAAGGATACAGTGGAAGATCGCATTTTGCTCCTGCAG CAACGAAAGAGAAAGATGGTTTCATCTGCCTTTGGGGAGGACGAGACAGGTAGCCGACAGACGCGGCTTACAGTGGAAGATTTGAAATATCTTTTCAGGGTTGATTAG
- the LOC105167916 gene encoding helicase-like transcription factor CHR28 isoform X1 — MLMVETDEGSPVIMDQIFTLEEEYEDVLLDVEAFWRFVGPPPGSEGSRVEDTNGLKDSSTIQGDRTFGDASHAESSCREFTGFQMSDLSHEYINPYLFRSDDELYFPDSSPVTSFGYNDGIMGEEKNPTTAFEDLVRNKAGQSKPKCEISGPSCCEFTGFNMPDLSREYIDPYLFRSDDGIYFPHSSAVKSFGYDDGIMGEEKNPTTPFEDLFRNKAGQSKPTCEISGASPIESGVGTTKYSCMPAVGNEFKEPSPTTLPNDYSKIQGRIPGKKNIPSITSNDIISRASEVVNGVTGRKYYDAPCELSATEGIRWPSSSSLSLIPCKNNGPCAKDEKEETVFESRRTFHSVSMAGETPVQNSTVVAHELDPVLQFPGQPAKLPLPPVKAENDSLKLKMENEVPEKNSYPSKITYQGVQNNMTRQSNVDCDSDVCILEDMSAPACPSRTAMNAKSIVASQFFTSRDTGNQMVAAHSRHKSNDERVIFRVALQDLSQPKSEATPPDGVLSVPLLKHQRIALSWMVNKETRSACCSGGILADDQGLGKTISTIALILKERSPPSKTPKTNEKQSETETLNLDEDDDGALETYHEGAEPCQVNGSPTNGGKASLQAKGRPSGGTLIVCPTSVLRQWSEELHNKVTSEADLSVLVYYGSNRTKDPLELAKYDVVVTTYAIVSMEVPKQPVVDENDDQIGSPLKEFSSCRKRKLLETMSDKKSSESKKTRKGINNELLENMSGPLAKVGWFRVVLDEAQSIKNHRTQVARACWGLRAKRRWCLSGTPIQNAIDDLYSYFRFLRHEPYAVFRTFCEQLKVPIHRSPKNGYKKLQAVLKTIMLRRTKGTLIDGEPIINLPPKTIELKKVDFSKEERDFYCRLEAESRAQFAEYAAAGTVKQNYVNILLMLLRLRQACDHPLLVKGFSSNSKMTSSIEMAKKLSREKQISLLNCLEASLAICGICSDPPEDAVVTVCGHVFCNQCICEHIIGDDTQCPTKKCKTSLTISSVFSTSTLRIALSDKLNVANAANSEVAEVSEPGSLRCPEDSSKIKAALDLLLSLSKPQDFAPRKNGSELIHGGCSEKLCICDSAEDSRTLDRIRDSNNLVKVMGEKAIVFSQWTGMLDLLEACLKKSSIQYRRLDGTMPVAARDRAVKDFNSLPQVSVMIMSLKAASLGLNMVAACNVILLDLWWNPTTEDQAIDRAHRIGQKRPVSVFRLTVKDTVEDRILLLQQRKRKMVSSAFGEDETGSRQTRLTVEDLKYLFRVD, encoded by the exons ATGTTGATGGTGGAGACAGACGAGGGATCGCCGGTGATAATGGATCAGATATTCACTTTGGAGGAGGAGTACGAAGATGTTCTCCTCGACGTTGAAGCTTTTTGGAGATTCGTTGGGCCGCCACCCGGTTCTGAG GGCAGTAGGGTGGAAGATACAAATGGCCTAAAAG ATTCATCGACCATACAGGGAGACAGGACTTTTGGGGATGCATCCCATGCTGAGTCTAGTTGTCGCGAATTTACTGGGTTTCAGATGTCAGATCTTTCCCATGAATATATCAATCCATACCTTTTTAGGTCAGATGACGAACTATATTTTCCTGATAGTTCTCCTGTTACGTCATTTGGTTACAATGACGGCATTATGGGTGAAGAAAAAAATCCTACAACAGCCTTTGAAGATTTGGTCAGAAATAAAGCCGGACAGAGCAAACCAAAATGTGAAATTTCTGGCCCCAGTTGTTGTGAATTTACTGGGTTTAATATGCCAGATCTTTCCCGTGAATATATCGATCCATACCTTTTTAGATCAGATGATGGAATATATTTTCCTCATAGTTCTGCCGTTAAGTCATTTGGTTATGATGATGGCATTATGGGTGAAGAAAAAAATCCTACAACACCCTTTGAAGACTTGTTCAGAAATAAAGCTGGGCAGAGCAAACCCACATGTGAAATTTCTGGCGCTAGTCCTATAGAAAGTGGCGTTGGAACTACCAAATACAGTTGCATGCCCGCTGTGGGAAACGAGTTCAAAGAGCCTTCTCCTACTACTTTGCCCAATGATTACAGTAAAATACAAGGTCGCATCCCGGGCAAGAAGAATATTCCATCAATTACATCTAATGACATAATTTCTAGGGCTTCTGAAGTAGTCAATGGTGTAACTGGTAGGAAATATTATGATGCTCCCTGTGAGCTGTCTGCTACTGAAGGTATAAGGTGGCCTTCATCCAGCTCACTGTCTTTGATTCCTTGTAAGAACAATGGGCCCTGTGCGAAGGATGAAAAAGAAGAGACAGTTTTTGAATCAAGGAGAACTTTCCATTCTGTTAGTATGGCTGGTGAAACACCTGTGCAAAATTCTACTGTTGTTGCTCATGAATTGGACCCTGTTCTACAGTTCCCAGGACAACCTGCGAAATTGCCACTCCCTCCTGTTAAGGCGGAAAATGATTCCCTGAAGTTGAAGATGGAAAATGAGGTTCCAGAGAAAAATTCTTACCCTTCGAAAATCACTTACCAAGGGGTTCAGAATAACATGACTAGGCAAAGTAATGTTGACTGTGATTCTGATGTGTGTATTCTTGAGGATATGAGTGCTCCAGCATGTCCGAGTCGTACTGCAATGAATGCAAAGTCGATTGTTGCttcacaattttttacatCTAGAGACACAGGTAACCAGATGGTAGCAGCGCATTCAAGACATAAATCAAATGATGAACGGGTCATCTTTCGAGTTGCTCTACAG GATCTTTCACAGCCTAAATCAGAAGCTACTCCACCAGATGGTGTTTTGTCTGTGCCTCTGCTGAAACACCAG CGAATAGCTTTATCCTGGATGGTTAACAAGGAGACCAGAAGTGCATGCTGTTCTGGTGGGATTCTTGCAGATGATCAG GGACTTGGGAAGACAATATCGACAATTGCACTTATACTAAAGGAAAGGTCTCCACCGTCTAAAACACCTAAAACCAATGAAAAACAAAGTGAAACAGAGACATTAAATttggatgaagatgatgacgGAGCATTAGAGACTTACCACGAAGGAGCTGAACCTTGTCAAGTTAATGGAAGCCCTACTAATGGTGGCAAGGCATCTCTGCAAGCTAAGGGCAGACCTTCTGGTGGTACCCTTATTGTATGTCCAACAAGTGTCCTGCGGCAGTGGTCTGAGGAGTTGCACAATAAAGTGACAAGCGAAGCTGATCTTTCTGTTCTAGTATATTATGGAAGCAACCGTACCAAGGATCCGCTTGAGCTGGCTAAATATGATGTGGTGGTTACAACATATGCAATTGTGAGCATGGAGGTGCCCAAACAGCCTgttgttgatgaaaatgatgatCAGATAGGGTCTCCACTGAAAGAATTTTCATCTTGTAGGAAAAGGAAGCTACTTGAGACTATGTCTGATAAAAAATCCTCTGAGAGTAAGAAGACTAGGAAGGGAATCAACAATGAATTACTTGAAAATATGTCTGGTCCTCTCGCCAAAGTTGGATGGTTTAGAGTTGTATTGGATGAGGCTCAGAGTATTAAGAACCACAGGACTCAAGTAGCTAGGGCTTGCTGGGGTCTTCGTGCTAAACGCAGATGGTGCTTATCAGGGACCCCTATCCAGAATGCAATTGATGATCTTTATAGCTACTTCAGATTTCTCAGACATGAACCATATGCTGTCTTTAGGACATTCTGTGAGCAACTAAAGGTGCCAATTCATAGGAGTCCAAAGAATGGCTACAAAAAGTTACAAGCAGTGCTGAAGACTATTATGCTCCGTCGAActaaag GTACTCTTATTGATGGAGAGCCAATTATCAATCTCCCACCCAAAACTATAGAATTGAAAAAAGTTGATTTTTCCAAGGAGGAGCGTGATTTCTACTGCAGACTTGAGGCTGAATCACGCGCTCAGTTTGCA GAATATGCTGCAGCTGGAACTGTCAAACAGAATTATGTTAACATATTACTAATGCTTCTGCGGCTTCGACAAGCTTGTGATCACCCTCTTCTTGTAAAGGGGTTCAGTTCTAACTCAAAAATGACTTCCTCCATTGAGATGGCAAAGAAACTTTCTCGGGAGAAACAAATTTCCCTTCTGAATTGTTTGGAAGCCTCTTTGGCAATTTGTGGGATTTGCAGT GATCCACCTGAAGATGCTGTTGTAACTGTCTGTGGACATGTCTTTTGCAATCAGTGCATATGTGAGCATATAATAGGTGATGACACCCAATGTCCCACGAAGAAATGCAAAACCAGTCTTACGATATCATCTGTATTTTCTACATCTACACTACGTATTGCTCTTTCTGATAAGCTGAATGTGGCAAATGCCGCAAATTCTGAAGTCGCTGAAGTTTCTGAGCCTGGTTCGTTAAGATGTCCTGAAGATTCTTCCAAAATTAAGGCTGCTTTGGATCTCTTGTTGTCTCTGTCCAAACCACAGGATTTTGCCCCGAGAAAAAATGGCTCAGAGCTCATTCATGGAGGTTGTTCTGAGAAGTTGTGCATTTGTGATTCTGCGGAAGATAGCAGAACTTTGGACAGGATTAGAGATTCAAACAATTTGGTTAAGGTCATGGGAGAGAAAGCAATTGTGTTCTCCCAGTGGACTGGGATGTTAGATTTGCTTGAGGCTTGTTTAAAAAAGTCTTCTATTCAGTATCGTAGACTTGATGGTACAATGCCTGTTGCTGCCAGAGACAGAGCTGTCAAAGATTTTAATTCTCTTCCTCAG GTTTCTGTTATGATTATGTCTCTGAAAGCTGCAAGTCTCGGACTGAACATGGTGGCCGCTTGTAATGTCATCCTCTTGGACCTATGGTGGAACCCTACTACTGAAGATCAAGCTATTGATAGAGCACATCGCATAGGGCAGAAACGCCCTGTTTCCGTTTTCCGACTGACTGTGAAGGATACAGTGGAAGATCGCATTTTGCTCCTGCAG CAACGAAAGAGAAAGATGGTTTCATCTGCCTTTGGGGAGGACGAGACAGGTAGCCGACAGACGCGGCTTACAGTGGAAGATTTGAAATATCTTTTCAGGGTTGATTAG